Below is a window of Cytophaga hutchinsonii ATCC 33406 DNA.
CCTATCTGTTTATTCTGAATAAAGGTGATGATCTTTTTGCCAAACACCAGCGCTATTAAAAGCGATACAAATGCGGCCATGCCGGCACGAAAAGAAATGTATTGAAATACACCCGCTCCCAGCAAGTCATATTTGTTTTCCCAATATTCAAATAAATAATATAGCATTAGTTCGACTGATATTGAAGTTGAAAATGATATTGCTCGTTATGACTAATAATATAGTTCAACATGTTAATGACATTGTTCAACAATTCAACACATGTATCGCATTCAGTACTTAAAGGATGCTTCATCTGAATCAATTTCAGCCAATATCTGGTTTGAACAGACATTTCAGAAGCAGTAGAAATTGCTTCTGTAAAATCCATATGAGTAGTTGAAGCCCACGCAGTTTCAGCATGCTTGCGTATAGACAATCCGTATTTCAATAGTCTTGCCGACAACTCCATTTCGTTGTTCTTTAACAGAACACCGTAGAGATCCATGATCCTATTGGACAATTCAAAAGTTCGGTTACTAAGTAGTTCGTAAGTCATTGACTAGTCTATAGATTTAAATGCACGTGCACTTTTATGAATGTTTCTTCTTGCCTGCTCTATTTGATTTACCAGTTCTTCAAAATCTTTGTAATCCTCTTCCAGCACAAGTATGATTTTATAAATTTTAATGAATCGTATAAGATTCAATAATCCTTTAGATTGTTTGGATGCATTCAGCATATTCAATCTAAATTCGTGATTCGATTTAGCTATTTCAGCATGATACAATGCCTGCACAACTTCTTTATACAACAAGTCAATACGCTCAGATAAATCTGTACGATTATTGTCATTTAAAAACACAACAAACCGTTCAACGGAATATTTTACCGTTGTCTGGTTAAAATGTTTGATCTCTAAAAAAGAACTCATCATAGTTTTACTTCCCTAAAGTGTCTAATAACTCTTTTATTATTAAACGATCATCAAAAGGATATTTAACCCCTTTGATTTCCTGATATGTTTCGTGGCCTTTTCCGGCAACTAAAATAATATCACCTGTTGATGCCAATGTACAGGCAACTTTTATCGCTTCTTTTCTATCCAGTACAGACAGAACTTTTTTCTTGTCTACAATACGAACGCCTTTTTCCATTTCAGTAAGAATGGCCTGAGGTTCTTCGTTACGTGGATTATCAGACGTTAATACAACATGGTCGCTGAACTGGCATGCGATGTCTGCCATCACAGGGCGCTTTGCAGCATCTCTGTTACCACCACACCCAACAACTGTTATAATTTTGTTTGCTCCTTTTAATTCTGTAATTGTTTCCAATACATTTTTTAATGCATCAGGTGTATGTGCATAATCAACAATCACGGTAATGCGTGTTGCAGATATCTGCTGTTCGAATCTGCCATTTGCAGCTTCAATAGTTGAAAGCTGCATCAACACTTCTTCCTTGTCTTCACCCAGTAATACGGCTGTTGCATACACGGCTAATAAATTGTATGCATTGAAATTACCGATCAGCCTGAACCAGGCCTGTATACCGTCTACATCCATTTCCAAACCCTGCATGGTAGTAGAAATTAATTTCCCTTTAAAGTCTGCTAAGGCAAGTAATGAATACGTATATGTTTTAGCACGTGTATTCTGAATCATTACCCGGCCTCTTTTATCGTCTGAATTAATCAGCGCGAATGAATCATTCGGTAAACCATCAAAGAATAATTTTTTCGCTTTGATGTATTCGTCAAATGTTTTGTGATAATCTAAATGGTCATGTGTGATATTACTGAACAAACCACCAGCAAATTGCAGACCGGCAATACGTCTTTGTACAGCAGCATGCGAACTCACTTCCATAAAGCAATGTGTACAGCCGGCCTTCACCATATCTGCCAGCAGCTTATTTAAAGAAATAGCGTCCGGTGTGGTATGTGTAGCCTGCACGACTTTATCTTCAATAATATTTTCTACAGTTGAAAGCAATCCCGTTTTATAACCCAGCTTTCTGAACAAGCGGTATAGTAAGGTTACTGTAGTCGTTTTACCATTTGTACCTGTTACACCTACCAATTTTAATTTAGACGAAGGTGAATCGTAAAAATTAGAAGCGATCATACCCAGAGCTTCCGCACTATCCTTTACCTGAATGATCGTGCAGTCAGCAGTAGATTCAATTTCCGGCAGCTCTTCACATACAACAGCAGTAGCACCTTTTTGAATAACGTCTGCAATAAATGAATGTCCGTCGCTGCTTACGCCTCTTACAGCAATAAACATAGAACCTTTCTCAACTTTGCGCGAATCAAAACAAATAGCAGTAACATCTACATCCGTTCTTCCGGATACTGATATTAAAGAGACCTTATATATTAAATCTTTTATCTGCATATTAATTCAAGACGATAGTAATGTAATTACCTTTATTATATCTGGTACCAGATTGGATGGATTGAGAAACAACTCTGCCGCTGCCCTCAAACCGCACACGCAGTCCGATATTTTCCAATATATACAACGCGTCTTTTAAACGCAGTCCATTTACATCCGGTACAATACCTGCAACAATTTTGCGGTCATACCAAACAACTGTTTTATTTTCAAGATTGGCTTTTACCCAATCATCATTAGCATTTGTACTTGTATGCTGTGGAATTTTTAATTCGTTGCATAGAAATTTAAGATCTTCATACAATCCACCTTTGATCGCTGGAAATATGCCGCTGAATGCAGTTACATTATTTGGGGCAATAGGTGCATGCAGATCCAGATCCTGCGCAAATATTTTATCTGCAACTTCTTTAAACACCGGTGCTGCCACATCCGAACCATACAAATTATATCCTTTCGGATTGTCGATCACAACAATACAACTGTACTTAGGACGATCTGCCGGAAAATACCCAACAAAAGAAGTGTAATATGTTCTTGTATAGGTTTGTTTTACCAAACGCTGTGCTGTACCTGTCTTTCCGCCTATTTTGTAATTTGAGTTTTTAATATTTGCAGCTGTTCCGTTTTCGACAACACCTTCCAGCATGATTTTCACTTTACGAATGGTTTCATCTGAACAGATCTTCTCTTCTACTACTTCTGTTTCGTATCTGTCCAATACCTGATCAGCCACACGCGTTTCTTTAACAATCATCGGGCGTACCATTTTACCATTGTTTGCCACGGCATTGTAGAAAGCAAGTGTATGAATAGGTGACATGCTCAATTCGTATCCGATTGACATCCACGGTAAGGTTGTACCGCTCCATGTTTTAGAAGCCGTTGTTTTAAAATATGGTTTGGCTACACCATCCATTTGAAATACAACCGGCTCAGTTAAGCCCATTTTTGTAATATATTCTAAGAACTTATCCGGCTTGGCTCCAAAATATTCATTCACCTTTTTTGAAACCGCAATATTGGATGATGTTTCAAACGCGTGCTGCAAAGTAATTTTACCATAACCGCCCGGCTTTGAATCACGCATGATTCGATCATAGAATTCATATTCACCGTTACCCGTATCAATGGTATCTGCAAGGTTAATATCCGTATCTTCAAACAATGCAATCATGGAAGCAAGCTTAAAGGTTGAACCCGGTTCGGTTAAGCCCTGGTTACCCATGGCATAATTATAATTTTCAGCATATGCGCCTTCACCTATTTTACCGAGGTTCGCGATGGCTTTAATTTCACCCGTTGCTACCTCCATGAGTACTACACAACCGTAGTCTGCGTCATGTGCCGTTAAATGATTGCGCAGTGAAGCTTCAGCGACATCCTGAATATTTACATCAATTGTTGTAACAATATCAATACCGTCAACAGGCATGATCTCATTTTCATCGTGCACCGGTTTCCAGTTACCGCCCGACATTTTTCGAAACAATGCTTTTCCGTTCTGACCGGCAAGTTCTTTGTTAAAACTATATTCTAAACCTGCACCATTATTGTCTTCATTGACAAAACCTACTGTACGCTGAGCAAGAAATGAAAACGGCAGGAACCGTTTATCAACTTTTTCAAATACAATGCCTCCTTTAGAGCGGCCTTCAGAAAAGATCGGCCATTCAGACATTTCCTTCTTTGCCTGATAATTGATCAGCTTATGATTTAAAATGATGTACCGCTTATTGCCTTTTCGCGCATCGTTGATCTTCCGTTTATATTCTGAAGCCGTTTTATCTTTAAAATAATTCGCAAGATTTCTGGATAACTGATCAATTCCTTTTCTATATATTTCGTCATCTGCAACTTTTGGATCAATGCATACCCGGTAGAAAGGCAAAGATGTTGCAAGTAAACTTCCATCATCAGAAAAAATATTTCCGCGAGTAGGTTTTACATCTTTAAAATCCAGCAGATTTTCTTCATGCAGTTTCGCCCATCTATCTCCCTGTACAAATTGGATAACAACGATCTTGTATCCAATTGCAAAAGAAAATAACAGTATTACCAAAAAGGCAAGACGTATTCGAAGGACGATGGATTTTTTAATATTCACGTTGCTTCTCAGTTATTTTAACAGGTGGTTCTATACTTTCTTTTAATCCCAA
It encodes the following:
- a CDS encoding four helix bundle protein, yielding MTYELLSNRTFELSNRIMDLYGVLLKNNEMELSARLLKYGLSIRKHAETAWASTTHMDFTEAISTASEMSVQTRYWLKLIQMKHPLSTECDTCVELLNNVINMLNYIISHNEQYHFQLQYQSN
- a CDS encoding UDP-N-acetylmuramoyl-L-alanyl-D-glutamate--2,6-diaminopimelate ligase gives rise to the protein MQIKDLIYKVSLISVSGRTDVDVTAICFDSRKVEKGSMFIAVRGVSSDGHSFIADVIQKGATAVVCEELPEIESTADCTIIQVKDSAEALGMIASNFYDSPSSKLKLVGVTGTNGKTTTVTLLYRLFRKLGYKTGLLSTVENIIEDKVVQATHTTPDAISLNKLLADMVKAGCTHCFMEVSSHAAVQRRIAGLQFAGGLFSNITHDHLDYHKTFDEYIKAKKLFFDGLPNDSFALINSDDKRGRVMIQNTRAKTYTYSLLALADFKGKLISTTMQGLEMDVDGIQAWFRLIGNFNAYNLLAVYATAVLLGEDKEEVLMQLSTIEAANGRFEQQISATRITVIVDYAHTPDALKNVLETITELKGANKIITVVGCGGNRDAAKRPVMADIACQFSDHVVLTSDNPRNEEPQAILTEMEKGVRIVDKKKVLSVLDRKEAIKVACTLASTGDIILVAGKGHETYQEIKGVKYPFDDRLIIKELLDTLGK
- a CDS encoding penicillin-binding protein, with product MNIKKSIVLRIRLAFLVILLFSFAIGYKIVVIQFVQGDRWAKLHEENLLDFKDVKPTRGNIFSDDGSLLATSLPFYRVCIDPKVADDEIYRKGIDQLSRNLANYFKDKTASEYKRKINDARKGNKRYIILNHKLINYQAKKEMSEWPIFSEGRSKGGIVFEKVDKRFLPFSFLAQRTVGFVNEDNNGAGLEYSFNKELAGQNGKALFRKMSGGNWKPVHDENEIMPVDGIDIVTTIDVNIQDVAEASLRNHLTAHDADYGCVVLMEVATGEIKAIANLGKIGEGAYAENYNYAMGNQGLTEPGSTFKLASMIALFEDTDINLADTIDTGNGEYEFYDRIMRDSKPGGYGKITLQHAFETSSNIAVSKKVNEYFGAKPDKFLEYITKMGLTEPVVFQMDGVAKPYFKTTASKTWSGTTLPWMSIGYELSMSPIHTLAFYNAVANNGKMVRPMIVKETRVADQVLDRYETEVVEEKICSDETIRKVKIMLEGVVENGTAANIKNSNYKIGGKTGTAQRLVKQTYTRTYYTSFVGYFPADRPKYSCIVVIDNPKGYNLYGSDVAAPVFKEVADKIFAQDLDLHAPIAPNNVTAFSGIFPAIKGGLYEDLKFLCNELKIPQHTSTNANDDWVKANLENKTVVWYDRKIVAGIVPDVNGLRLKDALYILENIGLRVRFEGSGRVVSQSIQSGTRYNKGNYITIVLN